The Phyllopteryx taeniolatus isolate TA_2022b chromosome 7, UOR_Ptae_1.2, whole genome shotgun sequence genome has a segment encoding these proteins:
- the foxf2b gene encoding forkhead box protein F2, with protein sequence MTSETPQQQLDPPPPLRSSPASGVLHPTMLSPQAASESSSAVVKGKKSSSGLRRPEKPPYSYIALIVMAIQSSPTKRLTLSEIYQFLQARFPFFRGSYQGWKNSVRHNLSLNECFIKLPKGLGRPGKGHYWTIDPGSEFMFEEGSFRRRPRGFRRKCQALKPMYRMMNGIGFGASILPQSFDFQAPSAALACHGNGYNLDLMSNSMAGGYDGLGGGHHVPHMSPSPGSTYMASCPVPSNGEYGPDSSSSPVPSSPVTGSALDGHSPYASTSAHWAASGGSPYIKQQPLTCSSPASSSLHSGMSPYSLEQTYSHQNGRESHHSDVSVGIPRYQSHCDRKDFVFNFNGISSFHPTAAGSYYHHHHHHHHPQSVCQDIKPCVM encoded by the exons ATGACCAGCGAGACCCCACAGCAGCAGCTGGATCCTCCGCCTCCTTTGCGATCTAGTCCGGCGTCCGGCGTCCTGCATCCCACCATGCTGAGCCCACAAGCCGCCTCGGAAAGCTCGTCCGCTGTCGTCAAAGGGAAGAAGAGCAGCTCCGGTTTAAGGCGGCCGGAAAAACCTCCGTATTCCTACATCGCCCTCATCGTCATGGCGATCCAAAGCTCCCCGACCAAACGACTGACACTCAGCGAAATATATCAGTTTCTCCAGGCCCGCTTCCCGTTCTTCAGGGGCTCCTATCAGGGATGGAAAAATTCAGTCCGGCACAACCTTTCGCTCAACGAGTGCTTCATTAAGCTGCCCAAGGGACTGGGCAGACCGGGCAAAGGCCACTACTGGACCATCGATCCTGGCAGCGAGTTTATGTTCGAGGAGGGCTCGTTCCGTCGTCGACCCAGAGGCTTCAGAAGGAAGTGTCAAGCACTGAAACCCATGTACAGGATGATGAACGGCATCGGATTCGGCGCGTCCATTCTGCCGCAGAGTTTTGACTTCCAGGCTCCCTCCGCGGCGCTCGCCTGTCACGGCAACGGCTACAACTTGGATCTGATGAGCAATTCGATGGCCGGAGGCTACGACGGACTGGGCGGTGGCCATCACGTACCCCACATGTCTCCGAGCCCGGGATCCACGTACATGGCGAGTTGCCCGGTGCCGTCCAACGGGGAATACGGGCCGGACAGCAGCAGCAGTCCAGTACCGTCCTCTCCGGTCACGGGGAGCGCCTTGGACGGCCACTCCCCGTACGCGAGTACGTCCGCACACTGGGCCGCGTCGGGCGGGTCCCCCTACATCAAACAGCAGCCTTTAACCTGCAGCAGCCCCGCGTCATCGTCGCTGCACTCCGGCATGTCACCTTACTCCCTGGAGCAGACCTACAGTCACCAAAACGGCAGGGAGAGCCACCATAGCGACGTATCAG TGGGGATTCCACGTTATCAGAGCCACTGCGACAGGAAAgattttgtgttcaactttaACGGCATCTCGTCCTTCCACCCCACGGCTGCCGGCTCCTACTAtcaccatcatcaccatcaccatcatcctCAGAGCGTGTGTCAGGACATCAAACCGTGTGTCATGTGA